A part of Vulpes lagopus strain Blue_001 chromosome 4, ASM1834538v1, whole genome shotgun sequence genomic DNA contains:
- the GCNT4 gene encoding beta-1,3-galactosyl-O-glycosyl-glycoprotein beta-1,6-N-acetylglucosaminyltransferase 4 isoform X3: MKTFKCCFKYPAQQKVFILFVTLWLFSLLKLLNVRSLLFPQRGIYLVEAFLSTSPFVRNRYTNVKNEVQYEVNCSGIYEQAPLEIGKSLEIRRKDIIDLDDEDVVAITSDCDIYQSLRGYHQKPVSREEKSFPIAYSLVVHKDAIMVERLLHAIYNQHNIYCIHYDHKSPDIFKFAMNNLAKCFSNVFIASKLETVQYAHISRLQADLNCLSDLLKSSVQWKYVINLCGQDFPLKSNFELVSELKKLNGANMLETVKPPNSKMERFTYHHELRQVPYEYVKLPIRTNISKEAPPHNIEIFVGSAYFVLSRAFVKYIFNNSLVKDFFVWSKDTYSPDEHFWATLIRVPGIPGEISRSAQDVSDLQSKTRLVKWNYHEGLLYPRCTGSHLRSVCIFGAAELRWLINEGHWFANKFDSKVDPILIKCLAEKLEEQQRQWITWSSKKLFMAKNPMIAS, translated from the coding sequence ATGAAGACATTCAAATGTTGTTTTAAATACCCAGCACAGCAGaaagtttttatcttatttgtaaCTCTGTGGCTGTTCTCCTTGCTGAAGCTTCTAAATGTGAGAAGCCTCCTCTTCCCTCAGAGAGGCATTTACTTGGTTGAAGCCTTCCTGAGTACCTCGCCTTTTGTAAGGAACAGATACACCAATGTGAAGAATGAAGTCCAGTATGAAGTTAACTGTTCAGGTATCTATGAACAGGCACCTTTGGAAATTGGCAAGAGTCTGGAAATAAGAAGGAAAGACATCATTGACTTGGATGATGAGGATGTTGTGGCAATAACGAGTGATTGTGACATTTATCAATCCCTAAGAGGGTACCATCAAAAGCCTGTTTCAAGGGAAGAGAAGAGCTTCCCAATAGCCTATTCTTTGGTTGTTCATAAAGACGCCATTATGGTTGAAAGGCTACTCCATGCTATATACAACCAGCACAATATCTACTGCATCCATTATGACCACAAGTCACCTGATATCTTCAAATTTGCCATGAACAATTTAGCTAAGTGCTTCTCCAATGTTTTCATTGCCTCCAAATTAGAGACAGTGCAATATGCACACATTTCCAGACTCCAAGCTGATTTGAATTGCTTATCTGACCTCCTCAAGTCCTCAGTTCAGTGGAAATATGTTATCAATCTGTGTGGGCAAGATTTTCCTTTGAAGTCAAACTTTGAATTAGTGTCAGAGTTGAAGAAACTCAATGGAGCAAATATGTTAGAAACAGTGAAACCCCCTAACAGTAAAATGGAAAGATTCACTTATCACCATGAACTCAGACAAGTGCCTTATGAATATGTGAAGCTACCGATAAGGACAAACATCTCCAAGGAAGCCCCCCCTCATAACATTGAGATATTCGTTGGCagtgcttattttgttttaagtcgagcatttgttaaatatattttcaacaaCTCCCTGGTTAAAGACTTTTTTGTCTGGTCTAAAGATACATACTCGCCTGATGAACATTTTTGGGCTACCTTAATTCGAGTACCAGGAATACCTGGGGAGATTTCTAGGTCAGCCCAGGATGTGTCTGACTTACAGAGTAAGACCCGCCTTGTCAAGTGGAATTATCATGAAGGCCTTTTGTACCCCCGTTGTACTGGCTCCCACCTTCGAAGTGTGTGTATCTTTGGAGCAGCAGAATTAAGGTGGCTTATAAATGAAGGACATTGGTTTGCTAATAAATTTGACTCTAAGGTGGACCCCATCTTGATTAAATGCTTGGCAGAAAAGCTTGAAGAGCAACAGAGACAATGGATTACCTGGTCTTCAAAAAAGTTATTTATGGCTAAAAATCCCATGATCGCATCATGA